In Elusimicrobium sp. An273, a genomic segment contains:
- a CDS encoding AsmA family protein, protein MKKWLRRAALAAVSALILFFGADLMLRWGSGWDWTRGWTVEKAAALLNREVRLEKMSASFMGVKLDGLEISEAGGFKNGTFLSLDRVRLRADLLYLLRGDFKVRSLTVNGAQIHLERLADGTFNWQSMVTSAPAAAAEKTESFQVPLDITLGQLTVQHLQLDYSDAQTHTRAAAKEVLFMVRHFAFGKPVAVRFRSTLLYEKDGQVFTLPAELKAEVLLKDLNLANASVNITDFSAQYQDAQLQLQLQADSLVQPAVAAKVQLQNLSAQALADLLPQVPPFAISQAEVNTRFRLTPAEQQLAVTDFDFSMPGVQAQFAGNVRYGDKPAYEVDSSFEIDAAQAAALFPPWEKQYRPSGLLKGTGSWNKEGAQAQLALEDGSVQIEHMGKFTGVTLAFSAQENAAFTQGSAKGTFNGKLNGEKFEGKLDVTQQPQQIDADLQLRAGRVALPPMAAAVEPPQTPDGFVADTQLVAAPEEAWPLPPVNIRADIQVASLDAPYVYGTDLVFRSDLTGVTPDLKQTHGDLTLSMGSGEIKDLYRLTNANAVTKVLFLSINIVGKVFNSMNVFAVLDGLGSGLLNVMGAGEPEEEGEADLVVKTVTGPDGQPMQIMVPYTDRKIDGRLAYDKFATSVQFTQGVADVHGGTFVSDMVSFTLDGKTDFNTGELDMTVQAAPGKHEEDGIMPLTVKVGGTVSEPKGSMSLIGSVSSLLTQGINNNFASRSVKKGIGGLFGLFKKKPAPQQTTAVTAAEPETAAQEQAASEQTPETTEAPETPEATD, encoded by the coding sequence ATGAAAAAATGGCTTAGACGTGCCGCCTTGGCGGCGGTAAGCGCGCTTATTTTATTTTTTGGGGCCGATTTGATGCTGCGCTGGGGTTCCGGCTGGGACTGGACGCGCGGGTGGACGGTGGAAAAAGCCGCGGCTCTTTTAAACCGGGAAGTACGGCTGGAAAAAATGTCCGCCAGTTTTATGGGGGTAAAACTGGACGGGTTGGAAATTTCCGAAGCGGGCGGATTTAAAAACGGTACTTTTTTATCCTTGGATCGCGTGCGGCTGCGGGCGGATTTGTTATATTTGCTGCGCGGCGATTTTAAAGTTCGCTCGTTGACCGTCAACGGAGCGCAAATACATCTGGAACGCTTGGCGGACGGCACGTTTAACTGGCAGAGCATGGTTACTTCGGCGCCTGCCGCCGCGGCGGAGAAAACGGAATCTTTCCAAGTGCCGCTGGATATTACGCTGGGGCAACTGACAGTGCAGCATTTGCAGCTGGATTATTCGGACGCGCAAACCCATACCCGCGCCGCGGCAAAAGAAGTGCTTTTTATGGTGCGGCATTTTGCTTTTGGCAAGCCGGTGGCGGTGCGCTTTCGCTCCACGCTTTTGTATGAAAAAGACGGCCAAGTGTTTACCCTCCCCGCGGAATTAAAAGCGGAAGTCCTTTTAAAAGATTTAAATTTGGCAAATGCGTCGGTTAACATTACGGATTTTTCCGCCCAATACCAAGACGCCCAATTGCAGCTGCAATTGCAGGCGGATTCGCTCGTGCAGCCTGCCGTGGCGGCTAAAGTGCAGCTTCAAAATTTATCGGCGCAGGCGTTGGCCGATCTGCTGCCCCAGGTGCCGCCGTTTGCCATTTCGCAGGCTGAAGTAAACACCCGGTTTCGGCTGACTCCTGCCGAGCAACAGCTGGCGGTAACGGATTTTGATTTTTCGATGCCCGGAGTGCAGGCCCAGTTTGCGGGGAATGTCCGCTATGGCGACAAACCCGCGTACGAGGTGGATTCTTCTTTTGAAATAGACGCGGCGCAGGCGGCGGCATTATTTCCCCCTTGGGAAAAGCAGTATCGCCCGTCCGGCCTTTTAAAGGGGACGGGCTCTTGGAATAAAGAAGGCGCCCAAGCGCAGCTTGCGCTGGAGGACGGATCCGTTCAAATTGAACACATGGGCAAATTTACGGGGGTTACGTTGGCGTTTTCCGCCCAAGAAAATGCGGCGTTTACCCAAGGAAGCGCAAAAGGCACGTTTAACGGGAAATTAAACGGAGAAAAATTTGAAGGCAAATTGGACGTAACCCAACAGCCCCAGCAAATAGACGCCGACTTGCAACTGCGGGCGGGCCGGGTGGCGCTTCCGCCCATGGCGGCGGCTGTTGAGCCGCCCCAAACGCCGGACGGCTTTGTGGCGGATACGCAATTGGTGGCGGCCCCCGAAGAGGCCTGGCCGCTGCCGCCGGTGAATATCCGCGCGGATATTCAGGTAGCCTCGCTGGACGCTCCGTACGTGTACGGCACCGACCTAGTGTTCCGTTCCGATCTGACCGGTGTTACGCCGGATTTAAAACAAACCCACGGCGATTTAACGCTTTCCATGGGCAGCGGCGAAATTAAAGACCTCTACCGCCTGACCAATGCCAACGCCGTTACGAAAGTGCTGTTCCTGTCCATCAACATTGTGGGCAAAGTGTTTAACTCCATGAACGTGTTTGCGGTGCTGGACGGACTAGGCAGCGGGTTGTTAAACGTGATGGGCGCCGGGGAACCGGAAGAGGAAGGAGAAGCCGATTTGGTGGTGAAAACCGTTACCGGCCCGGACGGGCAGCCCATGCAAATTATGGTGCCGTATACCGACCGAAAAATAGACGGGCGGCTGGCGTATGATAAATTTGCCACTTCCGTACAGTTCACGCAGGGCGTGGCGGACGTGCACGGCGGGACGTTCGTGTCGGATATGGTTTCGTTTACGCTGGACGGGAAAACCGATTTCAACACCGGCGAACTGGATATGACGGTGCAGGCCGCCCCCGGCAAACACGAGGAGGACGGCATCATGCCGCTGACGGTGAAAGTAGGGGGGACGGTGTCGGAACCGAAGGGAAGTATGAGTTTAATAGGCTCGGTTTCGTCACTCCTCACGCAGGGAATCAACAACAATTTTGCAAGCCGATCGGTAAAAAAAGGAATCGGCGGATTGTTTGGGCTGTTTAAAAAGAAACCCGCGCCGCAGCAAACGACTGCGGTTACGGCGGCCGAACCAGAAACGGCCGCGCAGGAGCAAGCTGCTTCTGAGCAAACGCCCGAAACGACAGAAGCGCCCGAAACGCCCGAAGCAACGGACTGA
- a CDS encoding epoxyqueuosine reductase QueH: MQLPAKLLVLSCCAPCSCAVMKKLSQDGVDVTVLFYNPNIYPTAEYEKRRDEQKRACAALGVKFAELPYEPEVWNECVKGLENEPERGKRCWACFALRLKRAAEYAREHKFDAFASVLGVSRYKDLDQVNDAARWAWMHVGKPYVAVNWRKGGLEELRRALIEELHLYKQEYCGCKYSIRKKEENEKMA; encoded by the coding sequence ATGCAACTACCCGCTAAACTGCTTGTGTTATCCTGCTGTGCGCCGTGTTCGTGCGCGGTGATGAAAAAACTGTCGCAAGACGGCGTGGATGTTACGGTGCTGTTTTACAACCCCAACATTTACCCCACTGCCGAGTACGAAAAACGCCGCGATGAACAAAAACGCGCCTGTGCGGCGTTGGGCGTGAAATTTGCCGAACTGCCTTACGAGCCGGAAGTCTGGAACGAATGCGTAAAAGGACTGGAAAACGAACCGGAGCGCGGCAAGCGCTGCTGGGCGTGTTTTGCCCTGCGGCTTAAACGGGCGGCCGAATATGCCAGGGAGCATAAGTTTGATGCGTTTGCCTCCGTATTGGGCGTATCGCGCTACAAAGATTTAGACCAAGTAAACGACGCCGCCCGCTGGGCGTGGATGCACGTGGGAAAACCGTATGTGGCGGTCAACTGGCGCAAAGGCGGCTTGGAAGAGCTGCGCCGGGCGTTAATTGAAGAACTGCACCTGTATAAGCAGGAATACTGCGGGTGCAAATACAGTATCAGGAAGAAAGAAGAAAATGAAAAAATGGCTTAG
- a CDS encoding magnesium transporter CorA family protein gives MLKKYQIIEKKLTETTGDVAQVYVYTNPSVEEQRYLVETCQIDEHTLASALDPDELPRLEFEPEHIVMIYKRPKNYSGKDQLEFKVASVGMFLFEEKLIVVLAEDIPLFVGKRFHTVSSIKEVFLKLVYNSISHYVEHLRIIHMISEEIEDKITESMDNTYLLNLFSLVKSLVYYAEAITSNGFVFEKARNLSARIGFDEKDEEMLDDIIVENMQCKTQADIYSNILAQLLDARASIVNNNLNQLIKKLNVITVWMMVPTLVVSAYGMNVTLPLSDHPDAFWMLIGICLILVWLVMMYWRHKNW, from the coding sequence ATGCTGAAAAAATATCAAATTATAGAGAAAAAACTGACGGAAACCACCGGCGACGTTGCCCAGGTGTATGTCTATACCAATCCGTCGGTGGAAGAACAGCGCTATTTGGTGGAAACCTGCCAAATTGACGAGCATACCCTGGCCTCCGCCCTCGACCCGGACGAGCTGCCCCGCTTGGAATTTGAGCCGGAACATATCGTGATGATTTACAAACGGCCGAAAAATTATTCCGGCAAAGACCAGCTGGAATTTAAAGTGGCTTCGGTGGGAATGTTCCTGTTTGAAGAAAAACTGATTGTGGTGCTGGCGGAAGACATTCCGCTGTTTGTCGGCAAGCGTTTTCATACGGTTTCTTCCATTAAAGAAGTGTTTCTGAAACTCGTTTACAATTCCATTTCGCATTATGTGGAACACTTGCGCATTATCCATATGATTTCCGAGGAAATTGAAGATAAAATCACCGAGTCTATGGATAATACGTACCTGCTCAACCTGTTTAGCTTGGTAAAAAGCTTGGTGTATTATGCCGAGGCCATTACCTCCAACGGATTTGTGTTTGAAAAAGCGCGCAACCTTTCGGCCCGGATCGGGTTTGACGAAAAAGACGAAGAAATGCTGGATGATATTATCGTGGAAAATATGCAATGCAAAACCCAGGCCGATATCTATTCCAACATTTTGGCGCAGCTGCTGGATGCGCGCGCTTCCATTGTAAACAACAATTTGAACCAGCTGATTAAAAAATTAAACGTCATTACCGTTTGGATGATGGTGCCCACCTTGGTGGTCAGCGCTTACGGGATGAACGTAACCCTGCCGCTTTCCGACCATCCGGACGCGTTTTGGATGCTCATCGGGATTTGTTTGATTTTGGTGTGGCTGGTGATGATGTACTGGCGGCATAAAAATTGGTAA
- a CDS encoding alanine/glycine:cation symporter family protein, with protein sequence MEQTVMEMFTQAVVKFNAVLWGAPMLVLIVGISVYFTWKLKFIQKHLLQAISLSLKKSNAAGAVSSFGALVIALAAMVGTGNIVGVAAAVSTGGPGALFWMMLSAFFAMATKYAESVLAVKYREKNEAGEYVGGPMYVLKKGLQMKKTAAVFAIATALMGFADALIQTNSLVAIYDSVFKAPSFITTLILIGLTGAVILGGVRKIAAFCKWLVPVMAVVYIVSCVAVIITHVDKLPWAIACIFKSAFSGTAVLGGAIGITLKEAVRYGVARGVLSNEAGSGSGAIAAAAAQTPNPVRQGLISATTVFWDTLVICLLSGVAVVIAGDWSAGSLFGAQLAENAFSTLPGGSVLLLISLSLFAFSTLVGWSYYTAKSVQFCLGVNVEKPVYWLWLAVMCVGGFLSPKLVWELADTAIAVMCIPNILSLWLLRKEVFEETKTYLALELQAARSAAQD encoded by the coding sequence ATGGAACAGACTGTTATGGAAATGTTTACGCAGGCCGTAGTGAAATTTAACGCCGTTTTATGGGGCGCGCCGATGTTGGTGCTGATTGTGGGCATCAGCGTGTATTTTACGTGGAAATTAAAATTTATCCAAAAACATCTGTTGCAGGCCATTTCTCTTTCTCTTAAAAAAAGCAACGCGGCCGGCGCCGTAAGCAGTTTTGGCGCGTTGGTCATCGCGTTGGCGGCCATGGTGGGCACCGGCAACATTGTGGGGGTGGCGGCGGCCGTATCCACCGGGGGGCCGGGGGCGTTGTTTTGGATGATGCTTTCCGCTTTTTTTGCCATGGCCACCAAGTATGCCGAATCGGTGTTGGCCGTAAAATACCGCGAAAAAAACGAAGCGGGGGAATATGTAGGCGGCCCAATGTATGTGCTTAAAAAAGGGCTTCAGATGAAGAAAACGGCCGCTGTGTTTGCCATTGCCACGGCGCTGATGGGGTTTGCAGACGCTCTAATTCAAACCAATTCGTTGGTCGCCATTTATGATTCCGTTTTTAAGGCGCCGTCTTTTATCACGACGCTTATTCTTATTGGGCTGACGGGGGCCGTCATCTTGGGCGGCGTTCGCAAAATTGCCGCGTTTTGCAAATGGCTGGTGCCGGTCATGGCAGTGGTATATATCGTGTCGTGCGTCGCCGTGATTATTACCCACGTTGATAAGTTGCCGTGGGCGATTGCGTGTATTTTTAAAAGTGCTTTCAGCGGTACCGCCGTATTAGGCGGCGCGATCGGCATTACGCTTAAAGAAGCCGTGCGCTACGGGGTGGCGCGCGGGGTGCTTTCCAACGAAGCCGGCAGCGGAAGCGGTGCCATTGCCGCCGCCGCGGCGCAAACGCCCAACCCGGTGCGGCAGGGCTTAATTTCCGCCACCACCGTGTTTTGGGACACCTTGGTTATTTGTCTGCTTTCGGGCGTGGCGGTGGTAATCGCGGGGGATTGGAGTGCGGGCTCTTTGTTTGGCGCGCAATTGGCGGAAAATGCTTTTTCCACGTTGCCCGGCGGTTCGGTGCTGTTGTTAATTTCGCTTTCGTTATTTGCTTTTTCCACCTTGGTGGGGTGGAGCTATTACACCGCCAAGTCGGTGCAGTTTTGCCTGGGGGTAAATGTGGAGAAACCCGTGTATTGGCTGTGGCTGGCGGTAATGTGTGTGGGCGGGTTTTTAAGCCCTAAACTGGTGTGGGAACTGGCGGACACGGCCATTGCCGTGATGTGCATCCCCAACATTTTGTCGTTGTGGCTGCTTCGCAAAGAAGTGTTTGAAGAAACGAAAACCTATCTGGCTCTAGAACTGCAGGCCGCCCGCAGCGCCGCCCAAGATTAA
- a CDS encoding protein kinase domain-containing protein: MFKKGILLLVGVLLWGAALWAAPATQNAPLIVGGNFSSQTNTSVQTKVFNQQARNTEIASLNKQLKERRFNEVIRRINELTAKNFLDNRFHLLLAIAYDGLGRYDDVIYSAGQAIAVAPQDSRAYILRGGAYLHLKDYERARIDVETALKLNPSSRLAQKLQDELNAKTSAVKTTADPAQKAVKKSTPRWIVLYFVAVFIAVLLFVYWRYEDVFRQPRNAFSRREVEVKEQYDFIRQIGEGGMGKVYEAYDKVLKRKVAIKRVRPELVRSSYVREQFLSEARMVALLRHPCIVEIYTVIESESSLYLVFEYVDGQTLETRLDIDGRLPFSKAKRIFEYVCRGLQYAHSQDIIHCDLKPGNIMIFDDDKAKVMDFGVAKKSVDHETGARTVAGTPAYMAPEQQKGFMRKQSDVYSLALCLYEALVGQVPWTVKGFDIAKKKIVPASKLAPNIPPAVDGLLEDALKEDPKERIQTIDEFWSRLKAIDPLPEDLERTHY; encoded by the coding sequence ATGTTTAAAAAGGGCATTCTTTTACTGGTTGGCGTTTTGCTGTGGGGAGCAGCGCTTTGGGCGGCTCCGGCTACGCAAAATGCACCGCTGATTGTGGGGGGGAATTTTTCTTCCCAAACCAATACGTCTGTCCAAACAAAAGTTTTTAACCAACAAGCCCGCAACACCGAAATTGCTTCCTTAAATAAACAGCTTAAAGAACGGCGCTTTAATGAGGTGATTCGCCGCATTAATGAACTGACCGCCAAAAACTTTTTAGACAACCGTTTCCATTTGCTTTTGGCCATTGCCTACGACGGACTCGGAAGATATGACGACGTGATTTATTCCGCCGGGCAGGCAATTGCCGTAGCCCCGCAGGATTCCCGCGCCTATATTTTGCGCGGCGGCGCCTATTTGCATTTGAAAGATTACGAGCGCGCCCGGATAGATGTGGAAACCGCCTTAAAGCTGAATCCTTCTTCCCGCTTGGCGCAAAAACTGCAAGATGAACTGAATGCAAAGACTTCCGCCGTCAAGACGACGGCTGACCCGGCGCAAAAAGCTGTCAAAAAATCTACCCCGCGCTGGATTGTGCTGTATTTTGTGGCGGTGTTTATTGCCGTATTGTTGTTTGTGTACTGGCGGTATGAAGATGTGTTCCGCCAGCCGCGAAACGCCTTTTCCCGCCGGGAAGTGGAAGTAAAAGAACAGTACGACTTTATCCGCCAAATAGGCGAAGGCGGCATGGGAAAAGTGTATGAAGCCTATGACAAAGTGCTCAAACGCAAAGTGGCTATCAAGCGCGTGCGGCCGGAGTTGGTGCGCAGTTCTTATGTGCGGGAGCAGTTTTTATCCGAGGCGCGGATGGTGGCCCTCTTGCGCCACCCGTGCATTGTGGAAATTTACACGGTAATCGAGTCCGAAAGTTCCTTATATCTGGTGTTTGAATATGTGGACGGGCAAACGTTGGAAACCCGGCTGGATATTGACGGACGGCTGCCGTTTTCCAAGGCAAAACGGATTTTTGAATATGTCTGCCGCGGCCTGCAGTACGCCCACTCACAGGATATTATCCACTGCGATTTGAAGCCGGGCAACATTATGATTTTTGATGACGATAAGGCCAAAGTCATGGATTTTGGCGTGGCCAAAAAATCGGTAGACCACGAAACCGGCGCCCGCACCGTGGCCGGCACGCCCGCTTATATGGCGCCCGAACAGCAAAAAGGATTTATGCGCAAACAGTCGGACGTATATTCGCTGGCGCTGTGCTTGTATGAAGCGTTGGTCGGGCAAGTGCCGTGGACGGTGAAAGGCTTTGATATTGCCAAAAAGAAAATTGTTCCGGCGTCCAAACTGGCGCCCAATATCCCGCCGGCGGTGGACGGCCTCTTGGAAGATGCGCTGAAAGAAGACCCCAAAGAACGCATTCAAACGATTGACGAATTTTGGAGCCGCTTAAAAGCCATTGACCCGCTGCCCGAAGATTTGGAGCGCACCCACTACTAA
- the murI gene encoding glutamate racemase: MKKQPIGVFDSGLGGLTILNALHRELPHEDLIYFGDTANVPYGSKSKAAVTKFSLAIARFLESLGVKLIVVACNTASAQALAELRRRISVPVMGVIEPGAERAAQTSRNGRIAVLGTEGTVKSNAYPKAILKRSPQARIIQQACPLFVPLVEENWGKKPAAELIAREYMARVQKSGADTVILGCTHYPILKPVLRKILGKHVTLVDSADTLAQAARAFLTARGQAAAQGKGCVRLYASDDPARFKRLAGYLLPGKIGAVRLKKLDL, encoded by the coding sequence ATGAAAAAACAACCCATCGGCGTGTTTGATTCGGGCCTGGGCGGGCTGACCATTTTAAACGCCCTGCACCGCGAACTGCCGCATGAAGATTTGATTTATTTCGGCGATACCGCCAACGTGCCCTACGGCTCCAAATCCAAAGCCGCGGTAACTAAATTTTCCTTGGCGATTGCCCGTTTTTTGGAAAGTTTGGGAGTCAAGCTGATTGTTGTGGCCTGCAATACCGCCTCGGCCCAAGCGCTGGCGGAACTGCGGCGGCGCATTTCCGTACCGGTCATGGGCGTCATTGAACCCGGCGCCGAAAGAGCCGCCCAAACCTCCCGCAACGGGCGCATTGCCGTATTGGGGACGGAAGGCACCGTAAAAAGCAACGCCTACCCTAAAGCCATTTTAAAGCGCAGCCCCCAAGCGCGTATCATTCAACAGGCCTGCCCGCTGTTTGTGCCGCTGGTGGAAGAAAACTGGGGCAAAAAACCCGCGGCCGAACTGATTGCGCGGGAATACATGGCCCGCGTGCAAAAAAGCGGGGCAGACACCGTGATTTTAGGCTGCACCCATTACCCCATATTAAAACCGGTGCTTCGCAAAATTTTGGGCAAACACGTAACGCTTGTAGACTCGGCCGATACGCTGGCCCAGGCCGCCCGCGCGTTTTTAACGGCCCGCGGCCAAGCCGCCGCACAAGGCAAAGGGTGCGTGCGCCTCTACGCCAGCGACGACCCGGCCCGTTTTAAACGCCTGGCCGGCTATTTGCTGCCGGGCAAAATAGGAGCCGTACGGCTTAAAAAACTGGATTTATGA
- a CDS encoding polyphenol oxidase family protein, producing MNIYADNRMLSLGLVGGTVSRHAGNMRTADAQAAVYQQLNIPAKQILHFHQTHSDRIIRIASDADALAFQNQPEQEADAWLFSCGGWGAAILTADCVPLFLWDETASVFALAHCGWRGVVGQLPYKTARAMKDAGAQGTLYGWLGPHIQSCCFEVQQDVAAQFSAQSVIHKDGKIFVNLNTEILLQLQLAGLNAADVKTPYYCTCGDKENFFSWRRDHVKDSLLSFIYKP from the coding sequence ATGAATATATATGCAGACAATCGGATGCTTTCTTTAGGGCTGGTGGGCGGCACGGTCTCGCGCCATGCCGGCAATATGCGCACGGCGGACGCGCAGGCGGCCGTATACCAGCAATTAAATATACCGGCCAAGCAAATTTTGCACTTTCATCAAACCCACAGCGACCGCATCATCCGCATCGCTTCCGATGCGGACGCGTTGGCCTTTCAAAACCAGCCCGAACAAGAAGCCGATGCGTGGCTTTTTTCCTGCGGGGGCTGGGGCGCGGCCATTTTAACGGCGGACTGCGTGCCGCTGTTTTTATGGGACGAAACCGCTTCCGTCTTTGCCCTGGCGCACTGCGGCTGGCGCGGGGTGGTGGGGCAGCTGCCCTACAAAACCGCCCGAGCAATGAAGGACGCCGGCGCCCAAGGCACTCTTTACGGCTGGCTGGGGCCGCATATTCAAAGCTGCTGTTTTGAAGTGCAGCAAGACGTGGCTGCCCAGTTCTCGGCCCAGAGCGTTATTCATAAGGACGGCAAAATTTTTGTCAATTTAAATACGGAAATTTTGCTCCAGCTGCAGCTGGCGGGCCTCAACGCGGCGGACGTCAAAACGCCTTACTATTGCACGTGCGGGGATAAAGAAAATTTCTTTTCCTGGCGGCGCGACCACGTAAAAGACAGTTTGCTTTCGTTTATTTACAAGCCGTAA
- a CDS encoding cation:proton antiporter — MTYAILFIGVLLFLGHIFSSLFEKTRLPDVLPLMILGILMGPILHVVSPASFGEAGQIFTTLALIVVLFKSGLDFRILSLRGAVGQGLLLTTVCFLLITALIAFITQWTLGIPQIYALIIGAIVADNSTAIITPMLAKLKVSKTTKTILFLEANLTGVYSIVLALALLSAASRGGTVSAGALAAGIIKSFGIGIVFALAAGFFWMSILNRVRRLENAISLTFAFVLLVYSVSGLIGGDGAIATLAFGVVAGNIRLIKRLWLPKLDYRRLLSLNSGEKDFFDEIEFIFKTLFFVYMGICIRLGRMDLLAIGLLLALAKLVFRAPVVNYCVSKKITRSDCSVITAMCPNGLVSAVLAAMIASQLPQEGAVIQDVIYAVIFFSVVLSNLMSFRIEKGGLQWLGKAMFFRHAQGTGAPAPAQPEQGAAPAAENPPTEP; from the coding sequence ATGACCTACGCCATCTTATTTATCGGGGTACTCCTGTTTTTAGGACATATTTTTTCGTCCCTGTTTGAAAAAACGCGCCTGCCGGATGTGCTGCCGCTGATGATTTTGGGCATTTTAATGGGGCCCATTTTGCACGTGGTCAGCCCGGCCTCGTTCGGGGAAGCCGGCCAGATTTTTACCACGCTGGCCCTTATTGTGGTGCTGTTTAAAAGCGGGCTGGATTTTCGCATTTTGTCTTTGCGCGGTGCCGTGGGGCAGGGGTTATTGCTGACCACGGTGTGCTTTCTATTAATTACGGCCTTAATCGCGTTTATTACCCAATGGACGCTGGGCATTCCGCAAATTTACGCGCTGATTATCGGCGCCATTGTGGCCGATAACTCCACCGCCATCATTACCCCCATGCTGGCCAAGCTGAAAGTGTCCAAAACCACCAAAACCATTCTTTTCCTGGAAGCCAATCTGACGGGCGTCTACTCCATTGTGCTGGCGTTGGCATTGTTGTCGGCGGCGTCGCGCGGGGGGACGGTGTCTGCCGGCGCGCTGGCGGCGGGGATTATCAAATCGTTTGGCATCGGTATAGTGTTTGCGCTGGCGGCGGGATTCTTTTGGATGAGTATTTTAAACCGGGTGCGCCGGCTGGAAAACGCCATTTCGCTGACGTTTGCCTTTGTGCTGTTGGTGTACAGCGTAAGCGGGCTTATCGGCGGAGACGGCGCCATAGCCACCCTGGCCTTTGGCGTGGTGGCGGGGAACATACGGCTTATTAAACGGCTGTGGCTGCCTAAGCTGGATTACCGCCGGCTGCTGTCTTTAAACAGCGGGGAAAAGGACTTTTTTGACGAGATTGAATTTATCTTTAAAACGCTGTTTTTTGTCTATATGGGCATTTGCATTCGGCTGGGGCGGATGGATTTGCTCGCTATTGGCCTGTTACTGGCGCTGGCCAAGCTGGTGTTCCGGGCGCCGGTGGTAAATTATTGCGTGTCTAAAAAAATTACCCGTTCGGATTGTTCCGTGATTACGGCCATGTGCCCCAACGGATTGGTCAGCGCGGTGTTGGCGGCGATGATTGCTTCGCAGCTGCCGCAGGAAGGCGCCGTTATTCAAGATGTGATTTATGCGGTCATCTTTTTTAGCGTAGTGCTTTCCAATTTGATGTCTTTTCGGATTGAAAAAGGCGGACTTCAATGGCTGGGAAAAGCGATGTTTTTCCGCCACGCGCAAGGCACGGGTGCGCCTGCTCCCGCACAGCCGGAGCAAGGGGCCGCTCCTGCGGCTGAAAATCCGCCCACGGAACCATAA